The following proteins come from a genomic window of Synechococcus sp. BIOS-E4-1:
- the era gene encoding GTPase Era has translation MDAASSSLSDGYRSGFVALIGRPNVGKSTLVNQLVGDKVAITSPVAQTTRNRLRAILTTPDAQLILVDTPGIHKPHHLLGERLVQSARSAIGEVDQVLLLLEGCEPPGRGDAFIVNLLRQQRLPVQVVLNKWDLVPLDRKPEADAAYRELLGETDWPVHHCSALNGAGCLELVAAVSALMPDGPQLYPPDMVSDQPEKLLMAELIREQVLMHTREEVPHSVAVSIDRVEDMPAKGNSKARTAVLATVLVERKSQKGILIGKGGAMLKTIGQGARLQMQNLIDGPVYLELFVKVVPDWRSKPQRLNELGYSGDAF, from the coding sequence ATGGATGCAGCCTCATCGTCGCTCTCTGACGGCTACCGCTCGGGTTTTGTCGCCTTGATCGGACGTCCCAATGTGGGCAAATCAACGCTCGTCAATCAATTGGTGGGCGACAAGGTGGCAATCACCTCACCGGTGGCTCAGACCACACGCAACCGCCTCAGAGCGATTCTCACCACGCCTGATGCCCAGCTGATTCTTGTCGATACGCCAGGTATTCATAAGCCGCATCACCTGCTGGGGGAGCGTCTGGTTCAGAGCGCACGCTCTGCGATCGGGGAAGTGGATCAGGTGTTGCTGCTGCTTGAGGGCTGCGAACCGCCTGGTCGTGGGGACGCCTTCATCGTCAACCTTCTGCGTCAGCAGCGCTTACCGGTACAGGTGGTACTCAATAAGTGGGACCTGGTCCCGCTCGATCGCAAGCCCGAGGCTGATGCGGCCTATCGCGAACTGTTGGGGGAGACGGACTGGCCGGTGCACCATTGCTCAGCCCTGAACGGTGCCGGCTGCCTTGAGCTCGTGGCTGCTGTCAGTGCTCTGATGCCTGATGGCCCTCAGCTTTATCCGCCCGACATGGTGAGTGATCAGCCCGAGAAGCTGCTCATGGCCGAGTTGATCCGCGAGCAGGTGCTGATGCATACCCGTGAAGAAGTCCCCCACAGCGTGGCGGTGAGTATTGATCGGGTGGAAGACATGCCGGCAAAGGGAAACAGCAAGGCGCGCACCGCCGTTTTGGCCACCGTGCTTGTTGAGCGCAAGAGCCAGAAGGGCATCCTGATCGGCAAAGGCGGCGCCATGTTGAAGACCATCGGCCAGGGCGCTCGCCTGCAGATGCAGAACCTGATCGATGGCCCCGTCTATCTGGAGTTGTTTGTGAAGGTGGTACCGGACTGGCGCAGCAAGCCACAACGCCTCAACGAGCTTGGCTACAGCGGTGATGCTTTCTGA
- a CDS encoding four-helix bundle copper-binding protein yields MTASQHPTCPRIGCKQKRSPTQHPHGKQLRHGTLQRLLAIIKSINFQLQNLNQDLQYFAQTNINLTMNRREMISALGLTAVGAAAPSAASALTHQITNGAASTEKDAALTASSGNISAPNPYANCIITAKNCVASAEICLTKMVELLAKGEETFFECAVATRQMLPICEALLSLSAQESPLTTGIAKLSIKSCTECAAACKPHVDHHPACQECYLSCLACIKSCREIT; encoded by the coding sequence TTGACAGCCAGCCAGCACCCAACCTGTCCAAGGATTGGCTGCAAACAAAAAAGAAGCCCTACACAACACCCGCATGGCAAGCAACTCCGCCATGGCACATTGCAACGCCTTCTTGCAATCATTAAATCAATTAATTTTCAATTGCAAAATCTGAATCAGGACCTACAATACTTCGCACAGACCAACATCAATTTAACAATGAATCGAAGAGAGATGATCAGCGCGCTCGGGTTAACTGCTGTAGGCGCCGCCGCACCTTCTGCAGCAAGTGCACTTACTCACCAAATAACAAATGGGGCAGCTTCCACCGAAAAGGACGCCGCTTTGACTGCCTCTTCTGGCAACATTTCTGCACCAAACCCCTATGCCAATTGCATCATAACCGCCAAAAACTGCGTGGCCTCGGCCGAAATCTGTTTAACCAAAATGGTGGAGCTACTGGCGAAAGGCGAGGAGACATTTTTTGAATGCGCTGTCGCCACAAGACAAATGCTGCCGATCTGCGAGGCCCTGCTGAGCCTTTCCGCACAAGAGTCGCCTTTAACCACAGGGATCGCGAAGCTCTCCATCAAAAGCTGCACGGAATGTGCCGCTGCTTGCAAGCCACACGTTGATCACCACCCAGCATGTCAAGAGTGTTATCTATCATGCTTAGCATGCATTAAAAGCTGCAGAGAGATTACCTAG